The genomic DNA GTAATTGTTACAATTAAACACTGTGCGCTTGAAGTTCTTATATTTTTACATATCTTATCCATTAGACTACCTTAATAAGCTCTTATGTCATTATTTTAGCATATCAACATCAACATAAAATATAGTAAATTAACAGAAATAGCAAATCTAATCaggaaaataaatattttatgttAACCCCAATTATGTTTTTTATTCTTTTAAGCCCATGATACAGCTCGTTGAATATCAACTACACATTTCACTAAAAGTCCGCACTTATCTGATTTTAGTTGAAATTACTTGCATTTAACAAGTAACACGTGCAGATAACTTTGAAGCAAGAACATTAAATATTGCCGCCACAAATAAAACTTCTCACCTCAATAATTTAAGATGCACATAAGAAAAAAAGAGATTACATAATGATAATTATGTTCACACTTTTGATATGGCACGAGCTACAAATGGGCAACTAAAAAAACACCAATATTAAATGGCGGACACCAAAATTTTTTACCTCAAAATTAACCCACAAATCAAAATAGGACATATTTAAACAATAAACCAACACTTATAATTATTTGCTCAATTAACTAGTTATAACTAATATACATCAAACATATGATAATAAAAATAGTCATATTAGAGTACATCCAGATTAAAGGTACATAAGCTTTTTCACAAGTCACAGAAGCTGACACTTACACATCAAAATCATTATATTTAACAAACGAGTGAAATCAGGGCCGGCCCTATGTATTTGGGTGCCCTAGGCGGGATTCAAAAATGGTGCCCCATATTCATAACCAAAAAATCACAATAAGATATATTCATTGTATAAAAGAAAACTTACCTGAATCTAAAGTAGCAAGTGAATATAATGAATTTCTTGTACGCTAAATATCCAAGTTTTCAACCTCCTGCAATAATCTCCTGCAAGCCACTGATGTAGTATCATGAATATAGAACAGTCATCATTACTAGTACACAATAATGTCAAAATAAAGTTATAAAAATGAGTTTACCTTTATTGATTTTGAAACTTTTTTCTAGGCTTTTGAGATGTGAATCTCTTTATGATTTTGCTATAATCTAGAGAACTTGCCAGCTCACTTTCAATAGACAATAAAGCCAATCCATTAAGTATATCTTGAGACATCGAAAAGCGGAGATAAGATTTGATCAGTTTCAATCTAGAAAATGTCATTTCCGCCTCTACCACTGTAACAGGAATGGTCACAACGATTCTATAAGCTATCTAAGCATTTGGATAATTTATTTGTCTTGAACTAAAACTTAAATAATTAAGCACATCTATTGCCTTTGTTATCTCATCGGGTATTACCATTCGAAGCACTAGTAACTCGTTAAACAACTCTGCGCCAACAATATCATATCGCATATCATGTCTAAGAAATTCATGCACCTATATACATATGTTATTGAAATATTTTGGTGCCCCTGTGCGCGGTGGTGCCCTAGGCGGCCGCCTTTGTCGCCTTACCCAAGGGCCGACCCCGAGTGAAATTCATGTAAAAATGCAAATAAAGTACATAAACAATTCATTTAACACATTTAATAAAAATTGTCCGTAACTTATGTTTTAACAATTTTATATTATCCAACTTAAGAAtttaaacaattttatttaaACAAAGTACAAGCACGTTTAAAAATATAATTCACTCTTTATATTTTCTCAGATATATACACATAAAATTATTGTACAAACAATAATCAATTATTTATTCAACagtttaaaaataaaaaaattgctACCGAGATAAATTAATTCTCAATAACAAAACTGAATTATTACACTGTCCGCACACATCTGGACAATAATACAAGTCAAGCCCGGAAACACACGTATTATCCTCCCAATATGAGAATTTATGAATGCAATTTTAGTTACCATAATAAGATCAAGTTCCAAAAAAATTATTAGTCTCCAAGGAAGgcttgcaatatatatatataagagtaaagttctatggagtccacttttaattggagtcctcggagtccatatatgttctgcaagtaaaatatagcttaaaatattgcaaaacatattatttttcgacaaacatcactattctatcaaaaatcttgtagattgcatacattttacaagcagaacattgcaaaaatatatattctacaaaacatgtttagtttgcagaacataaatgttgaacatattgcagaacatacatattgtaccgtaaatatatgagatttgcatgattttgttgaagttatgctatttgtgtaacattttttgcaaaataacacgttttacaatatattttatttgcagaacgtagatggactccgaggactccgataaaaaggtaTATATACTAAAAAGAACCTGACCAAAAAAGTGGTTTTAATTTAGATTATAAATATAGAACCTTTTCATACTCTTATACGAAACACAACAGCAAGTGAGTAATATTAAAACTGAGTACAATTAACACATGGAagtataaaaaaaaatcaaatatattgATAGCTTGTATCAACTGGCAGAACAAATAAATATGTCATGCATATCGCAACAACTTAAAATAGTACAATTCATTGAAACAAGTGCCATCGAATTACTACACTccgcccgcaagggttggctcagttggttaaagagaggttAACTATCTTCTTGGTCACGGATTagaatcccacgggaggagaatttatgattatgcttTTGAGTCggagtctgtcgcttaaatgcggtttaccttggttcacgtgatttgcaggctattgcgtgagcccgtagggtttacccagtgcacacccaaagggtagcggctgcgggttacctatgATAGATTTTTTTTTTACTACACTCCCGAATAGAATTCGAACTAACTAATTTatcaattaaattaattgatATGAATTGGGTTATCTATTTTAAGCTTCTAAGAAGTACTCTCTCCGTCCCAACCATTTCTATATAAATGGTTTGGGCACGGAGGACaagaaattaattaaaataatattagttTTGGTAAGGCAGTGGGATGAGAGAGAAAAAAAAGGTGTAATTTAGTGAGAAATAATATAAAGTTGGATAAAGTCGTAGGACCGGtcaatatttaatgaataaagtgAGTGTAGGGGGAGAAAGTAGTGGATGTGGTTgatttgtatattattaaattctcactatttttggtaagttttgaatATATAGAATTGAATGGGACATCTAAAAAAATGAAAGTGTATAGAAATGAATGAGATAGAGAGAGtataaaataaagagtatacttTAAATCAGAAAATCAATATCAAATATACCGATAAATGTTCGAGTCAGGTGAAAATCACGCTCTCCTTAATACACATAATCCCCTTCCGTGTGGTACATGAAATTTGATGGATTTCTGTCTTCCAGGATACAACGAACAAAGGTGATTTTCAAGCATTTGACCCGCCTTCTACGAACTGAACAAACACCGCTACTATCTCACAAGAGTAGAACCTAGAACTCTAAAAAGAATGAAAGAAAAGGATAAAAGTAGCATCGCATCTATTTTTCCATCCTCTACAATGAAGCAAAAGATTTTTTTCTTATAAGGGGGAGAAATAATTATAACTTAAAGTCTTTAATTTGTAACCTCCACATTAATGAACGAAATTAAAAGTAGCTCATTAGTATAGGAGTTAcacaaattaaaatataagttttaGGACAAAAAATAATTAAAGATCAATTTGAATCTATTCAAAATAATCCAACAAAAAGTTAATTGAAATGAGAATGTGCATAAATGTAACATGTGAATTCTGGTATTTCGAATGATAGTTTTGAAATTGTAGTATTGCAAGTGGTATATCGGCTACGATGCTAGTACACATAATGCATTTTACTCTATATTACACGTGAATTCTGGAGTAAATGCACATGTAGTAAAAAAAGTTATATTATCAGAAACGGCAAACAAAGATTCTGAATAGGTTGAAGCTTTACTATATTTGCATGGAAATCTTGCCCCCAAAAGATTTAGATATCATGATATCAAGAAAATGACACATTCTTTCGAATTCAAGCTAGGCCAAGGAGAGGTTATGGTAGCGTGTACAAAGGCAAGTTACCAAATGACAGTGTTGTGGCGGTGAAAATTTTTTCTAACACAAAAAGTAATGGTGACGAATTTCTCAATGAGGTTGCAAGCATTAGCAGGACCTCTCATGTCAATATTGTCAGTCTCATAGGTTTTTGTTTTGAGGGTTCTAAAAGAGCTTTGGTCTACGAGTATATGCCTAATGGATCTTTGGAAAAGTTTATATCAAACGGGAAATCCTCATCAGTGCAACTGGGATGGCACACACTAAGTGAAATTGCACTTGGAATTGCTAGAGGGTTAGAGTACTTGCATCGAGGTTGCAGCATACGAATTTTGCACTTTGACATTAAACCTCATAACATTCTTTTAGATGAAGAGTTTTGCCCAAAAATATCAGACTTTGGGCTTGCCAAATTATGTTTAGGAAAAGAGAGTATCATATCAATGCAACACATGAGAGGAACACCAGGGTACATTGCACCAGAAGTATTTTCAAGAAACTTTGGAGGGGTATCTCACAAGTCTGATGTATATAGTTATGGAATGATGATCTTAGAAATGGTTGGAGCCAAAACCAATACACAGGAAGAAATTAATAACTGTAGCAGTGAAAAGTACTTCCCCAATTGGATATATGATCGCCTTGAGCTGAATGCTGATCAAATGGGGCTAGATGACATCTCCAATGAGGTAGAAAACCAAAGTACAAAAAAATTGCTGATAGTTGGGTTGTGGTGCATCCAAACTCATCCTTCAGAAAGACCATCTATGAAGGGGGTATTAGAAATGTTAGAAGGGAATGTGGAGTCCCTGAAAATCCCAACCAGGCCCTTCTTAGAGTCCACAATAGAGCCTCTAGATACTATTTCAACGACATAGTTAAGGACTTAAAAGGTAACAAATCCCCAGTTTTGTTAATAACAATATTGTGGAAATACTTGTAATAGGACTGAAGGATTTCATAAGCTGGCTATAGCACATCGATTGCAGTTAGCGGGTCTgatcatccttccccttcagaATGTACACTTCCATATGTGTCATGTATTCAAACTTTATTTTATCTACCAAGCTAAAGGAAAGAACTGTAACTTCACCAGTTCAGATCTAAAAATTGCTCCTAAACGAAGTCCTACTTAGCGCAAATATTTTGTTTTCGAGAATCATCTCTTGTTTTAATGACTCAAGATGAAGAAGCATAAGTTTAAGTTCTTCGTTCTGAGACTGAAACTTACATTGGCACTAGTCAATTTGGCAATTACATATCACCTTATGTTGATTTCGATTCTTCCATTAGGCACTGTAGTCTGCAGATACTCATAGTATCAATTACTTCTAATAAATTGATGTGTTTAGAAATTAAATTTACCATTTGTGTTAATACATCTGCTGCTAATGCTTATATAGTTTGAGCTGCGGATGTGTAACCAGCAACGGGCCACTGCTAATAATTCTACTATACTTTATAAATGCATTAACCAGAATTCACTTTTTGGTCCTAACTAGCTTACCTGTAGCACATGGAAGGTAGGATCAAACCTGCAGCTGATTCTGGATCCGACTCAACAGCGGTAATCAGCTTATACTGGGATCCAGGTTTTATGTGATATCTAACCATACACGAATTTTACTTTTCGAACATTAATCTCCATCGTAACGCAAATGTATCAGCTCACGAGAACATTTTAATCAATCCTAGTTCCTAGTTGGTAACCCGTGCGAAGCACCGGTgggaaattaaaaataatagtatcaaattattatttgcataaaactgaaactcataatccgtgtaaaatacagatctaaatataatatataaaatgttGTTAAAATATTTAGTTAAAAAAATCGAAGTTAAGTGTAACCTAAAATTTAACCGTATAGTTCTAGTTATGCATGAATCTCattatttacttatataaatctgacatgttaacttactaatacgattattttaaagtaaattGACGCTTGAATGTTCAGcaacatataaaaattgaaggaaaataaaatttagggagagtagaagttaatttttgtaagttgagattttattacataaaattttaaaaatagttgtataattttcCAGTGAGTACCAAGATTTAGAACCTGAAAATGGTTTCCTTATAACATAAAGGTCTTTTAAAAACGAAAGTCCTTGGTAAAAAAACCACTGCTGCCTCCCTCCTTTCCTCCCCTCTTCTAGGGTTTGTccattttcaagtaaatcgaggGGCTCCCACGGGTTTTTTCCGGTGGAAAACCCCGACCCTTTTATTCtcttttatttttgttaattttgttTCAATAAAACCCAATTGTTTGGGTGCTTGTGTGTATCTCCTCTTGGATTGCATGTCTTATCTCTCCTTTTGGAGAGTTTCTTATATATTTTTTAGTCATGTTTGGGTTTATCTGGTGCTGGATCTGTTGAGGAtgaatttattgatatttttggtgatctgcAAAGCCTGCATTGAATCTGGGACAATAGTGATTAGTGCAAGAGCTCACCTTTTACAACCAAAGATTGTTCATCTTTCATGAGTTTACACTTTCGGCATGTTTATAGCTGGTATCTAACATGTAGATAGTCGGGGTGacttcggcatgtctatagctggtgtccgacatgtagatagctggggttCCGCTTCTCCAATCTCATTTTATGTGATTGGTGTTTCTGAACATTGGGTTAATCATAGTTTTTATGTGATATGCTCAATTAcgatgttgctattttcagagatgctggtgcaatttggatcgcttgtgatgtctttgatttcgtttttaccttcaagaatttttaaattctatgtgttaaacgatgaggaaacaaatcatctaattgttttagtatgttatttgttttaccacctggttgtatcgacagttgggggtttgtcccgactgtaccatattcaatttaatgaaaactttctgcatttgtcaaaaaaaaatatggtttacTTGTTAGTATAGATAGATGATAACCCGTGCGACACACTGGTCCGAGACTAAAAATgtcgaattaatatttgtagagaattattcataatctgtgcaaaacacgaaataaaattaatatattaatatcaatattaaattgATACTTGCAAAAAATAGTTATATGGTTAAAAAGAATCTTatcagttatgaaattttccCCATTAATTCTAAttttgcattgttttacttgatatagaaatctaacatattagttttattttttttgaaacgAATTGTATCTCTATTTGATGAACCAAATATATattctttagataatttaatattaattaatataatttgataatcaTCTTATAATTAGTCTTttcaatataatttatttaatattacttaattattgataaaaattaatttacaaattaaaagtaaatagatgttattaaactCAATTTAATATAACTTAATATAGTCTAAATACAACTCATAAATTTGTTActgttaaaatatattttttaatttaagtaaataaacgttgtgatggacagtaacaaatacaatcgttaaatcaataattttcagtttaaaagttaataaggttactaaagtcatttgttattacttaattatttttaaaataatactatagaaaataaagtttacagagaatagaagtcaattcgtgttaatactttactttgtagttagtaatttttcaaaataaaagtaaatatatgttattttacttaatttaacgtaacttaataattttttaatataatttgtaaataaataaagtttacagagaatataagtcaattcgtgttagtaATTTACTTAATAGTTgtagtttttctaaaattaaaaataaatataagttatttcacttaatttaacgtaacttaatagAGTTTTAATATAATTCACaaattgtttaaaaaatatttttattttataaagtaaATAGACGATTGGATAAACACTaactaaaaagaaaataaaatttacaaaagAATAGAAGTCGATTtgtgttaaaaacaaagtttATTGAGAATAGAAGTTAACTTATGTCAAGTAAGTACAAATTTTAGTACTTTGGtacttttagcaccaaattatacataatttcggttattaataaagagtatggATAGTTGACTGAACACAGATAGATTAGACACCAGTAGCATAAAATGAGATGGAAAGTATCCAAAGTTAAACAAGTAGATCTCTTCACAATGGAAAGATCAGGGATAAAATGCAGGAGAGGATGCAGGGATAAAATGCAGGAGAGGGTTATTGGAGCTACTACAGCAGCTCCACACACTAGTTATGCTGAAGATCATGCACACCAGAATATACTTCCATATTCCTCTCCCACCTGCCACCATATGACGGCTGTAAAAGTTAGTTAGACATAGTTGGTTATAAAGTAGTGTTTACTCTTTTTTGTTGGTTAGCAAGCTTAATGGCTAAGATACAATCTGTAAAAATAAACTCTCTCAATTGTGCTTCTCTCTAAGTTTAGCTCTTCTTCTTCGGTGGTAATGTATAGAACATCTACTAGTTTTCATTAATGGAGTCTGTTACATAAAGTTCATGTTCATCCTCTTCTTAGTTTGCTGATTGTTACTTGTTTCTAAAGAGCGTAAATGACAAAGTTtatcatggtatcagagcctgctTCGTTGATTTGAGATTTTACGAACGTGTTGCATCTTCTTCGAATAGATTCTTCATCTTCTTCGTTGATTGTGATCTCTAATGGCGTTTTCGTATGATACATCACTGTTCTCTATTATCAGGTGCAATTGTTCCAAATCTCTTAAGTTTTAATTTCTTCTCTACTCTTTGCTTATTGTTTAATCTACTGAGGTAATGGCGAATAATAGAAACTTACATCCTAATCAAGATCCTGCTAGCGTATATTTCATACATCCTTCAGATGCAAGTTCATCACAGCTTATATCTACTAAGTTCAATGGCACTGGATATGCTAATTGGAAGTGATCGATGATTCTAAGTCTCTCTGCTAAAAACAAACTAAGTTTTGTTGATGGATCTTTAACTAGACCTTCTAATACCACACCTGAAGGAAAAGCCTGGGATAGATGTAATGATCTAGTTTGCTCCTGGCTATTGTTTAATCTAGATGATATTATTGTTAAGAGTGTGCTTTTCTTCAAGTCTGCAAGAGAGATATGGTCAGACTTGGATGAACGTTTTGGTTATACTAGTATGCCACAATTGTACTCTCTGGAACAATAATTATCTGAAATGAGTCAAGGTTCTAAATCTATATCTGAATTTTTTACTGCAATCAAATCTGTATGGGATGCTATCAATGACACCAGTCCCTTGCCTACTTGTACCTGTAATCACTGTACTTGTAATTTGACTAAAAGAATTGTTGAAAAACAACAAGAACAGAGATTAATACAGTTCATGATGAAGCTCAATGATAACTTTAGTGTTGCAAGGGGAAATGTACTGATGATGGAGCCAATTCCAGCTATCTCACAGGCTTTTAGGCTATCTCAGACTGAATCATTGGCTTTTATTGCAGAAAAGAGGCCATATGACAACAAATTTAATTTCAGAGGATATTCTAATGCATCTCAATCTCAAAGGCAGCCTAATGTTTTTAATCAAGGGAAAGCTCCAAATTCTGGAAATGCTAAAAGGACTTACTATTGTACTCATTGTCAGATTTCAGGACATAGTTTGGAGAGATGTTTTAAGGTCCATGGTTATCCACCTGGATTTAAGTTTAAAGAAAAGAAAGTTGCTGCTATATCTCAGAATCAATTGAGTGATTCTTCTTCTAACACTACAGATCCAGTAATCTCTAGAGAGCAATACAACCAGCTTATACAACTACTCAACAATCATCGGGTTAACTCCAACAATGATACTGTTTCAACTAGTCATGCTTTTCTAGCAGGCAAGTGTTTATTTTCTTCCAATAATGCTACTTGGATTCTTGATAGTGGTGCCACAGATCACATTTGTTCAAACTTGAATTCGTTTTCTGATTTTACACCAACTACACTCAATGACAATTGTTGTTCCTGATGGCAGAAAAGTTAAAGTAACTCATATTGGTTGAGTACAATTGAATTCTGATATTTTTCTGCATAATGTACTCTATGTACCAGAGTTTCAatttaatctcatatctattCACAAACTTTGTCAAGATTTATCTTGTGAAGTTCTTTTCACTCATGATAAATGTATTCTTCAGTTCCCTTCTCAGAGACAGAAGGTGATTCCTCTTGGTAAAATTGAAGCTGGTCTATACTCTGTGGATGCTCAAAATCATAAAGTCACACTTCTAGATGCTGATAAATCTCACATATGCAATGTTGCTTGCTTGTCAACTATTGAAGATGTCAAGCTGTGGCATTTAAGGCTTGGACATTTACCTTTTCAGTAGATGAAACTTGTTTTACCTTCTTGTAATGTTCAGCTATGTATGAAAGAAAACATTTGTCAAGTCTGTCCTGCAGCAAAACATACTAGACTATCTTTTTCTCATAGTTGTATCAAAactaaaaatatatttgaattGGTTCACCTTGATATATGGGGACCTTATAAAACTAAGACTCCATCTGGCTGTACTATGTTTTTGACAATTGTAGATGACTACAGCAGATTTAATTGGGTACATTTATTGAAAAATAAGTCCGATACAACTGCTGTTATATCCAAGTTCACCATATATGTTGAAAATCAGTTTAACACTTCAATTAAGACCTTCAGATCAGATAATGCTAAAGAATTTATTGAAGGTGCTTTGAAATCTTTTTGTGAGTCTAAGGGAATCTTACAACAAAGCAGCTGTGTGTACACTCCACAACATAATGGAATTCCTGAAAGGAAGCATAGGCATCTGTTGGAGACTGCAAGAGCTTTATTTTTTCAGTCAAAGGTACCTTTTAAATTTTGGGGTGATTGTATGTTGTGTGATGTATACTTGGTTAATAGAATGCCATTGAGATCTCTGGATTTTCAATCTCCTTATTTTAAAATTCACAAAGCACATCCTGATTTGACTTCTCTCAGAACA from Apium graveolens cultivar Ventura chromosome 5, ASM990537v1, whole genome shotgun sequence includes the following:
- the LOC141661088 gene encoding uncharacterized protein LOC141661088, with amino-acid sequence MSQGSKSISEFFTAIKSVWDAINDTSPLPTCTCNHCTCNLTKRIVEKQQEQRLIQFMMKLNDNFSVARGNVLMMEPIPAISQAFRLSQTESLAFIAEKRPYDNKFNFRGYSNASQSQRQPNVFNQGKAPNSGNAKRTYYCTHCQISGHSLERCFKVHGYPPGFKFKEKKVAAISQNQLSDSSSNTTDPVISREQYNQLIQLLNNHRVNSNNDTVSTSHAFLAEFQFNLISIHKLCQDLSCEVLFTHDKCILQFPSQRQKVIPLGKIEAGLYSVDAQNHKVTLLDADKSHICNVACLSTIEDVKLWHLRLGHLPFQ
- the LOC141723356 gene encoding LOW QUALITY PROTEIN: PR5-like receptor kinase (The sequence of the model RefSeq protein was modified relative to this genomic sequence to represent the inferred CDS: deleted 2 bases in 1 codon); amino-acid sequence: MTHSFEFKLGQGGYGSVYKGKLPNDSVVAVKIFSNTKSNGDEFLNEVASISRTSHVNIVSLIGFCFEGSKRALVYEYMPNGSLEKFISNGKSSSVQLGWHTLSEIALGIARGLEYLHRGCSIRILHFDIKPHNILLDEEFCPKISDFGLAKLCLGKESIISMQHMRGTPGYIAPEVFSRNFGGVSHKSDVYSYGMMILEMVGAKTNTQEEINNCSSEKYFPNWIYDRLELNADQMGLDDISNEVENQSTKKLLIVGLWCIQTHPSERPSMKGVLEMLEGNVESLKIPTRPFLESTIEPLDTISTT